One region of Mangifera indica cultivar Alphonso chromosome 3, CATAS_Mindica_2.1, whole genome shotgun sequence genomic DNA includes:
- the LOC123211681 gene encoding pentatricopeptide repeat-containing protein At1g74750-like produces MLRVKQITNFSSTARSFLFNGSRCSASDGNSCTCPEDESCVSRRQHNALSPSTSCRGGAVILGDAIKVVGSHKLERVSAPSSFGKPDCVSYASGIDDVPNDVLTSPPLSDQFVKAGIAAVGFLSDLANYKLPILDASGLPNSSQNCVVDRTRPLTGIKPTNVRTIKRENCSKVYPKSSAETTVVSGASNDYHGAKGKADKSNSQGFKRVSNSTGNSLETHSVSSDSCDRKTIPQRSKSHSNRLISNFNSNQQKSETKSVEYVSDGFNKPYRAMKIPVGTASSSRQFTGFGNVVESVSHMLRQLKWGPAAEEALGNINYSINAYQANQVLKQLQDHSVALGFFYWLKQRSGFKHDEHTYTTMVGILGRSKEFGAINKLLDQMVVDGCRPNVVTYNRLIHSYGRANYLNKAIEVFNQMQVAGCEPDRVTYCTLIDIHAKAGFLDVAMDLYQKMQRAGLTPDTFTYSVIINCLGKSGNLPAADKLFCEMVDQGCVPNVVTYNIMIALQAKARNYESALKLYRDMQNAGFQPDKVTYSIVMEVLGHCGYLEEAEAVFTEMRRKNWVPDEPVYGLLVDLWGKTGNVRKAWEWYQTMLHAGLRPNVPTCNSLLSTFLRVHQLSDAHNLLQDMLTLGLRPSLQTYTLLLSCCTEARSPYDMGFCRDLMAITGHPAHMFLLSLPSAGPDGQNVRDHVSKFLDMMHSEDRESKRGLVDAVVDFLHKSGLKEEAGSVWEVAAQKNVYPDAVKQKASCYWLINLHVMSDGTAVIALSRTLAWFRRQMLMSGISPSRIDIVTGWGRRSRVTGASLVRQAVQELLDIFSFPFFTENGNSGCFVGCGEPLNKWLLQSYVERMHLL; encoded by the coding sequence ATGTTGCGGGTAAAGCAGATAACTAACTTTTCAAGTACTGCTCGGTCATTTTTGTTCAATGGTTCCCGATGTAGTGCATCGGATGGAAATTCATGTACCTGCCCTGAGGATGAATCTTGTGTTTCACGAAGACAACATAATGCACTGTCTCCATCTACCTCTTGCAGAGGAGGTGCTGTGATCTTGGGGGATGCCATAAAAGTGGTGGGTTCCCACAAATTAGAGAGGGTATCTGCTCCTAGTTCTTTTGGCAAACCGGATTGTGTTAGTTATGCTAGTGGCATCGATGATGTACCAAACGATGTGCTCACGTCACCTCCTCTCAGTGACCAATTTGTTAAGGCCGGTATAGCTGCTGTAGGTTTTTTGTCTGATTTAGCGAATTATAAGCTTCCTATATTAGATGCCAGTGGTCTACCAAATTCTTCTCAGAATTGTGTGGTGGATCGTACCAGGCCACTTACTGGTATAAAACCTACAAATGTGAGGACCATTAAAAGAGAAAACTGTTCCAAAGTTTACCCAAAGTCATCTGCTGAGACAACAGTGGTGTCAGGGGCCTCAAATGATTATCATGGTGCAAAAGGTAAAGCTGATAAATCAAATTCTCAAGGTTTTAAGCGAGTTTCAAATTCAACTGGAAATTCACTGGAAACCCATAGTGTATCTTCAGATAGTTGTGACAGGAAGACTATACCACAAAGATCCAAATCTCATTCAAATCGCCTcatctcaaattttaattccaatCAGCAAAAGTCAGAGACAAAGTCTGTGGAATACGTTTCTGATGGTTTCAATAAACCCTATCGTGCAATGAAAATTCCAGTGGGTACGGCTTCATCTTCTCGTCAGTTTACTGGCTTTGGGAATGTTGTAGAAAGTGTTTCTCACATGTTGCGACAGTTGAAATGGGGCCCTGCTGCAGAAGAAGCTCTTggaaatattaattattctaTCAACGCATATCAAGCAAACCAAGTTCTAAAGCAGCTTCAGGATCATTCAGTTGCTCTTGGCTTTTTTTATTGGTTGAAACAGCGATCTGGGTTCAAACACGATGAGCATACATATACAACGATGGTGGGCATACTTGGCCGTTCTAAGGAGTTCGGTGCTATAAACAAGTTGCTTGACCAGATGGTAGTGGATGGATGCCGTCCAAATGTTGTGACATATAACCGTCTTATTCACAGTTATGGACGTGCAAATTACCTTAACAAAGCCATTGAGGTCTTCAATCAAATGCAAGTAGCAGGGTGTGAACCTGATCGTGTAACCTATTGCACACTTATTGACATTCATGCAAAAGCTGGATTTCTTGATGTTGCCATGGACTTGTACCAAAAAATGCAGAGAGCTGGTCTTACTCCTGATACATTCACTTACAGTGTTATAATCAACTGCCTTGGAAAATCTGGCAATTTACCTGCTGCTGACAAGCTTTTCTGTGAAATGGTTGATCAGGGTTGTGTTCCTAATGTAGTGACCTACAATATCATGATTGCCCTACAAGCCAAGGCTCGGAATTATGAGAGTGCATTAAAGCTGTACCGAGACATGCAAAATGCAGGTTTTCAGCCAGACAAAGTGACGTACAGCATAGTGATGGAGGTTCTTGGGCATTGTGGCTATCTTGAAGAAGCAGAAGCAGTTTTTACTGAGATGAGAAGGAAAAACTGGGTGCCAGATGAGCCAGTTTATGGGCTTTTAGTAGATTTGTGGGGAAAGACTGGTAATGTTAGGAAGGCTTGGGAGTGGTATCAGACCATGCTCCATGCAGGTCTGCGCCCTAATGTGCCCACTTGCAATTCCCTGCTTAGTACTTTCCTTCGGGTGCACCAGCTGTCAGATGCTCACAACTTATTGCAGGACATGTTGACATTGGGTCTGAGGCCTTCTTTGCAAACGTATACCTTGCTCCTAAGTTGTTGTACAGAAGCACGATCACCATATGACATGGGGTTCTGTCGTGATCTGATGGCAATCACTGGACACCCTGCACATATGTTCTTGCTTTCCTTGCCGTCAGCTGGACCTGATGGTCAGAATGTGCGAGATCATGTGAGCAAGTTCTTGGATATGATGCACAGTGAGGATAGAGAGAGCAAGAGGGGACTTGTAGATGCAGTGGTAGATTTTCTTCATAAGTCAGGGCTCAAGGAGGAGGCTGGCTCCGTCTGGGAGGTGGCTGCCCAGAAGAATGTGTATCCCGATGCTGTTAAACAGAAAGCCTCTTGTTATTGGCTTATAAATCTACATGTCATGTCAGATGGCACTGCTGTGATAGCACTTTCTAGAACACTAGCCTGGTTCCGGAGGCAGATGCTGATGTCAGGGATTAGTCCTAGCCGGATAGATATAGTGACCGGTTGGGGCCGGCGTAGCAGGGTGACAGGAGCTTCTCTGGTGAGGCAAGCAGTGCAGGAACTTCTGGATATTTTTAGCTTCCCATTTTTTACCGAGAACGGCAACTCTGGTTGTTTTGTTGGCTGTGGGGAGCCTCTTAATAAATGGTTACTCCAATCTTATGTGGAGAGGATGCATCTATTatga